A genomic segment from Deinococcus sp. YIM 77859 encodes:
- a CDS encoding CoA ester lyase, whose translation MSVKPWRSVLYVPGDKPRAIEKARTLHADAVILDLEDAVAPEHKDAARGNVKEALAWRWPGPLLVRVNGLGTPWEHSDREMALLAGVDGLVLPKVEDARTVRDLHLRVPLWAMIETPLGVLRAPEIAAVPGVAGLIVGANDLARALRTRPHPQRLPLLQALSAVVLAARAHGKVPLDAVFNDVRDAQGFARECEQGRMLGFAGKTVIHPDQVAAANAIFGVGETEAEDARALLAAWQEARAAGKSVATYRGALIEQMHVDAAQEVLELWEATRS comes from the coding sequence GTGAGCGTTAAGCCCTGGCGCTCCGTGCTGTACGTTCCCGGCGACAAGCCGCGCGCGATCGAAAAGGCCCGGACGCTGCACGCCGACGCTGTCATCCTCGATCTAGAGGATGCCGTTGCCCCCGAGCACAAGGACGCGGCGCGCGGCAACGTGAAGGAGGCGTTGGCGTGGCGCTGGCCGGGACCGCTCCTCGTGCGGGTCAACGGCCTGGGCACGCCCTGGGAACATTCCGACCGCGAGATGGCCCTGCTCGCGGGCGTAGACGGCCTGGTCCTGCCCAAGGTGGAGGACGCCCGCACCGTGCGTGACCTGCACCTGCGCGTCCCCCTCTGGGCAATGATCGAGACGCCCCTGGGCGTGCTGCGCGCCCCCGAGATTGCAGCCGTGCCGGGCGTGGCCGGCCTGATCGTGGGTGCCAACGATCTGGCGCGGGCGCTGCGAACCCGCCCGCATCCACAGAGACTGCCACTGCTGCAGGCCCTTTCGGCGGTCGTGCTGGCGGCGCGGGCGCACGGCAAGGTACCGCTCGACGCCGTCTTTAATGACGTGCGCGACGCCCAAGGGTTTGCCCGCGAGTGCGAACAGGGCCGCATGCTGGGCTTTGCCGGGAAAACAGTGATTCACCCGGACCAGGTGGCGGCAGCGAACGCGATCTTCGGTGTGGGCGAGACGGAGGCCGAGGACGCCCGCGCCCTCCTCGCCGCCTGGCAAGAGGCCCGTGCGGCGGGCAAAAGCGTGGCGACGTACCGTGGCGCCCTGATCGAACAGATGCACGTGGACGCGGCACAGGAGGTGCTCGAGCTCTGGGAGGCCACCCGCTCCTGA
- a CDS encoding pseudouridine-5'-phosphate glycosidase: MSIPSPIRPQVAQLLDLHPEVAAALLSGGPVVALESTIISHGMPYPQNVEMARGVEAVVREHGATPATIAVLGGRLKVGLTPNELELLATDKTVQKISTRDLPVTVALGGHGATTVASTMRIAALAGIRVFATGGTGGVHRGAHETMDISADLTELARTDVCVVSAGVKSILDIGLTLEVLETQGVPAITLGGTEFPAFYSRRSGFASPLTVHSEAEAARVLHAKWTLGLTGGVLLANPIPEEAEIPAEEMAPQIERALADMAALGLTGKATTPYLLGRIVEITGGRSLAANIALVRHNAAVAARVAVAYAALQR, encoded by the coding sequence ATGTCCATCCCCTCCCCCATCCGTCCCCAGGTCGCCCAGCTGCTGGACCTTCATCCCGAAGTCGCCGCCGCGCTCCTGAGCGGCGGGCCGGTCGTCGCCCTGGAAAGCACCATCATCAGCCACGGAATGCCGTACCCACAGAACGTGGAGATGGCCCGTGGGGTGGAGGCCGTGGTCCGCGAACACGGCGCCACGCCCGCGACCATCGCGGTGCTTGGTGGTCGCCTGAAGGTCGGCCTCACGCCAAACGAACTCGAACTGCTCGCCACCGATAAGACGGTGCAAAAGATCAGCACGCGTGACCTGCCCGTCACGGTCGCGCTTGGGGGCCACGGCGCGACCACCGTCGCCTCCACCATGCGCATCGCCGCGCTCGCGGGTATCCGCGTCTTTGCCACCGGCGGCACGGGCGGTGTTCACCGGGGCGCGCATGAGACGATGGACATCAGCGCCGACCTGACCGAACTCGCCCGCACCGACGTCTGCGTCGTGAGCGCGGGGGTCAAAAGCATCCTTGACATCGGCCTCACCCTGGAGGTGCTCGAGACCCAGGGTGTGCCCGCAATCACCCTGGGGGGGACGGAATTCCCTGCCTTCTACTCGCGCCGCAGCGGCTTCGCCTCGCCCCTCACGGTGCACAGCGAGGCGGAGGCGGCCCGCGTGCTGCACGCCAAGTGGACGCTGGGCCTTACGGGAGGCGTTCTGCTCGCCAATCCGATTCCCGAGGAGGCCGAAATTCCCGCCGAAGAGATGGCCCCGCAGATCGAGCGGGCGCTCGCGGATATGGCTGCCCTGGGCCTGACCGGCAAGGCGACAACGCCCTACCTGCTGGGCCGCATCGTGGAGATCACGGGGGGGCGCAGCCTGGCGGCGAATATCGCGCTCGTACGGCACAATGCAGCGGTTGCGGCGCGAGTAGCGGTGGCGTACGCCGCACTTCAGCGCTGA
- a CDS encoding phosphoglucomutase/phosphomannomutase family protein, which yields MPITFGTDGWRDIIAEDFTYENVRRVARAHAQALRAVGGTSVVVGFDTRFQGANFARVAAEALAEGGLDVLLADEFLPTPALSFAVVHCGAAGGVMITASHNPPLYSGYKIKGAYGGSATPSLVKAVERALAQPEAYHGPRGRVQPFGIREAYYAQLDRQLDLNTLRTYRGLVIHDPMGGAGCGWLSGYAQHAGLRFDLRELHGQPGPMFYGVNPEPIPQNLGELITVLKGETGTALGVVTDGDADRVGAVTAGGRFFNSHQIFAVLLRHLHARGGRGRVVKTVSGSRVIELLAAQLGLDLLETPVGFKYITDAFLEGQQDAGRAVLIGGEESGGIGLGSHIPERDGLLNSLLLVEAVAASGKSLDELFAEIEAEVGFRHHYDRNDLHLGPGFDQRVLLREAQAYTEIAGHAVKSVKTIDGVKLLLAGGASAMFRASGTEPLVRVYVEAQSPEDVRAILQEATRRVLALDTDQPA from the coding sequence ATGCCTATCACCTTTGGAACGGACGGCTGGCGCGACATCATCGCAGAGGATTTCACCTACGAGAATGTCCGGCGCGTTGCGCGCGCGCATGCGCAGGCCCTGCGGGCGGTGGGCGGAACCTCGGTGGTGGTGGGCTTTGACACGCGCTTTCAGGGGGCCAACTTCGCGCGGGTGGCGGCCGAGGCGCTCGCGGAGGGCGGCCTAGACGTCCTGCTCGCAGACGAGTTCTTGCCCACGCCCGCCCTCTCGTTCGCGGTGGTGCACTGCGGGGCGGCGGGCGGCGTGATGATCACCGCCTCGCACAACCCGCCCCTCTACAGCGGCTACAAGATCAAGGGGGCGTACGGCGGCAGCGCAACCCCCAGCCTGGTCAAGGCGGTTGAACGGGCCCTGGCGCAGCCCGAGGCGTATCACGGCCCGCGTGGCCGAGTGCAGCCCTTTGGCATTCGGGAGGCGTACTACGCGCAGCTTGACCGCCAGCTCGATCTGAACACGTTGCGGACCTACCGGGGCCTCGTCATTCACGATCCGATGGGCGGCGCGGGCTGTGGGTGGCTGAGCGGCTACGCCCAGCACGCGGGCCTGAGGTTCGACCTGCGCGAGCTGCACGGCCAACCCGGGCCCATGTTCTACGGCGTGAACCCCGAGCCGATCCCGCAGAACCTGGGGGAACTGATCACCGTGCTGAAGGGGGAGACGGGCACGGCCCTGGGTGTCGTGACAGACGGGGACGCCGACCGAGTGGGGGCCGTCACGGCGGGGGGGCGCTTCTTTAACAGCCACCAGATTTTCGCAGTGCTGCTGCGGCACCTGCACGCGCGGGGAGGGCGGGGCCGGGTGGTGAAGACGGTCTCGGGCAGCCGCGTGATCGAGCTGCTCGCCGCACAGCTGGGCCTGGACCTGTTGGAGACGCCTGTGGGCTTCAAGTACATCACGGACGCTTTCCTGGAGGGACAGCAGGACGCGGGCCGGGCTGTTCTGATCGGGGGCGAGGAGTCGGGCGGCATCGGCCTGGGGTCGCACATCCCCGAGCGCGACGGGCTGCTGAATAGCCTGCTCCTCGTGGAGGCGGTTGCGGCGAGCGGGAAGAGCCTGGACGAGCTGTTTGCCGAGATCGAGGCGGAGGTGGGGTTCCGGCACCATTACGACCGCAATGACCTGCACCTAGGTCCCGGTTTTGACCAGCGGGTGCTGCTGCGTGAGGCACAGGCGTACACGGAGATCGCGGGTCATGCGGTGAAGAGCGTGAAGACCATAGACGGCGTGAAGCTGCTCCTTGCGGGCGGCGCGTCCGCCATGTTTCGCGCTTCCGGGACCGAGCCGCTGGTGCGCGTGTACGTAGAAGCCCAGTCACCGGAGGACGTGCGGGCGATTCTGCAGGAGGCGACGCGGCGCGTTCTGGCCCTCGACACGGACCAGCCCGCCTGA
- a CDS encoding response regulator — translation MTPPIRTLIVEDDPRIAALHRGLLEGAGDFEVLGTAETLRVARAMAETLRPELLLLDVYLPDGRGLDLLRELRARSERVDAVLLTAASDIPSVQDALALGAADYLVKPSSPERFALALDRVRERAALWKQDAVRQGHLDALFARLPAPPAGLDPDTLHRVRAALRGGGAQSAREIGALLGLSRVTAWRYLEHLVEAGEATAETDAQGIGRPVKRYRRA, via the coding sequence GTGACGCCCCCCATCCGCACCCTGATCGTGGAAGACGACCCCCGCATCGCCGCGCTGCACCGGGGCCTGCTGGAGGGCGCCGGGGACTTCGAGGTGCTGGGCACCGCCGAGACGCTGCGGGTGGCGCGGGCGATGGCCGAAACGCTGCGGCCCGAGCTGCTGCTGCTCGACGTGTACCTGCCCGACGGGCGCGGCTTGGACCTGCTGCGCGAGCTGCGCGCCCGTTCCGAGCGGGTCGACGCGGTCCTGCTCACCGCGGCCAGCGACATTCCCAGCGTGCAAGATGCCCTCGCCCTGGGAGCTGCCGACTACCTGGTCAAGCCGTCTTCGCCCGAGCGCTTTGCCCTGGCCCTTGACCGAGTGCGCGAGCGGGCCGCCCTGTGGAAACAGGACGCGGTGCGGCAGGGCCACCTCGACGCGCTGTTTGCCCGGCTCCCCGCGCCCCCCGCTGGCCTCGATCCCGACACCCTGCACCGCGTGCGGGCGGCCCTACGGGGCGGAGGGGCCCAGAGTGCCCGCGAGATCGGGGCGCTGCTCGGTCTCAGCCGCGTCACCGCCTGGCGCTACCTCGAACACCTCGTCGAGGCGGGCGAGGCCACCGCCGAGACGGACGCGCAGGGCATCGGCCGACCGGTCAAGCGCTACCGCCGGGCGTGA
- a CDS encoding sensor histidine kinase has protein sequence MPFRPAPSTTAPRADDVSSLAREVALPHTPRLLRVQPRLFLTITAAFLLLALPLALLASATLRGAIYRTYADRALRESHLVATLPPVRAALEGDPLARNTLNALINRYRVLLGADYVVVTDRATRRLTHPNPKRLGEPMVGGDFRSFLRGRSITETAQGTLGPSVRAKVPVWGSNGQVLGLASVGFLLPHLGDVFEAVVRVALPWYMGALLLALLLASMLARRVRREMLDLEPEQIAGALLHYRTVLNALEEGVLVVRAGQVHVMNPQARLLLGLGEDGAALPVPLERLLPGLLREAAPTGPESPLSLTVRERPLLVGVRPVPDGTQVLTLRDLAQVRALANELTQAQRYANLLRAQTHEFTNRLHTLAGLLHLGETAEALRLIYAQQDRHAAHLGAVQALRHVRLAALVLGKYERAAELGVTLTLDPLTTLPESLPTSVLDLTELAVGNLLENAFEALAETKGGEVRLLIADDPEGLLVEVRDNGPGVPAPLADTLTQRGVSSKGPGRGIGLSLVQTRAHNLGGTLSHDRVTGPDGQAWTRFTLEIPL, from the coding sequence GTGCCCTTCCGTCCTGCCCCGTCCACCACTGCTCCGCGTGCGGACGATGTGTCGAGCCTGGCACGCGAGGTGGCCTTGCCGCACACGCCCCGGCTGCTGCGGGTACAGCCCCGGCTCTTTCTCACGATCACGGCGGCCTTTCTGCTGCTGGCGCTGCCGCTGGCCCTGCTGGCAAGCGCGACCCTGCGCGGCGCGATCTACCGCACCTACGCTGACCGCGCGCTGCGCGAGTCGCACCTCGTCGCGACCCTGCCCCCCGTGCGAGCGGCCCTGGAGGGAGACCCGCTCGCGCGGAACACCCTGAATGCGCTGATCAACCGCTACCGGGTCCTCCTCGGCGCCGATTACGTGGTTGTGACCGACCGCGCCACCCGCCGCCTCACGCACCCCAACCCCAAGCGGCTGGGTGAGCCGATGGTGGGCGGAGACTTCCGCAGCTTTCTGCGGGGCCGCAGCATCACCGAGACTGCCCAGGGGACGCTGGGCCCTTCGGTGCGGGCGAAGGTTCCGGTGTGGGGGAGCAACGGGCAGGTGCTGGGCCTGGCGAGCGTGGGCTTCCTGCTGCCCCACCTTGGCGACGTGTTCGAGGCAGTGGTGCGCGTCGCTCTTCCCTGGTACATGGGGGCGCTGCTGCTGGCGCTCCTGCTCGCCTCTATGCTTGCGCGGCGGGTGCGCCGAGAGATGCTTGACCTCGAACCCGAGCAGATCGCCGGAGCCCTCCTTCACTACCGCACCGTGCTCAACGCCCTGGAAGAAGGGGTGCTGGTCGTGCGGGCCGGGCAGGTGCACGTGATGAATCCCCAGGCCCGCCTTCTGCTGGGTCTTGGGGAGGACGGGGCCGCGCTCCCGGTCCCGCTGGAGCGGCTGCTGCCCGGTCTGCTGCGCGAAGCCGCCCCGACTGGGCCCGAGTCGCCTCTTTCCCTGACGGTGCGTGAGCGGCCCCTGCTCGTGGGGGTACGACCCGTTCCAGACGGAACCCAGGTGCTGACCCTGCGCGACCTGGCCCAGGTCCGCGCGCTGGCCAACGAACTCACCCAGGCGCAGCGCTACGCCAACCTGTTGCGTGCCCAGACGCACGAATTCACCAACCGGCTGCACACCCTGGCGGGCCTCCTCCACCTCGGGGAAACGGCAGAAGCGCTGCGGCTGATCTACGCTCAGCAAGACCGGCACGCGGCGCACCTGGGCGCGGTGCAGGCGCTGCGACACGTGCGCCTGGCTGCCCTCGTGCTCGGTAAGTACGAGCGGGCGGCCGAATTGGGCGTGACCCTGACCCTCGATCCCCTCACGACCCTCCCGGAGAGCCTCCCGACCAGCGTGCTCGACCTCACCGAACTCGCGGTGGGGAACCTCCTCGAAAACGCCTTTGAGGCGCTGGCAGAAACAAAGGGCGGCGAGGTGCGCCTGCTGATCGCCGACGATCCGGAAGGGCTGCTGGTGGAGGTTCGCGACAACGGTCCCGGCGTGCCCGCCCCGCTGGCCGACACGCTCACCCAGCGGGGCGTCAGCAGCAAGGGGCCCGGGCGCGGCATCGGCCTCTCGTTGGTCCAGACCCGCGCCCACAACCTGGGCGGCACCCTCAGCCATGACCGCGTGACCGGCCCCGACGGTCAGGCCTGGACGCGCTTTACCCTGGAGATCCCCCTGTGA
- a CDS encoding PfkB family carbohydrate kinase produces MPLPLTERERALLALIRESPLGTPEEFARRLGTSRAAINVHVSNLIRKGALLGRGYVVAPQEARRVVVVGGANLDVKVRTLAPAVLGTSNPGVSTQAPGGVARNIAENLARLGVDTHLIAVVGRDPPGDLLLRETEAAGVDVRSVLRVDGPTGTYTAVLDDRGELLIAVAAMQSMDALTPAALQERRGVLRSAAWIVSDGNLSAESLTSLLTLGAEAGVPVVFEPVSVPKAARLLPALHAGLAPHTVTPNVAELAALVGRELADAPESLRDAARELHARGVHTVWVRRGERGSLLSTPDSLTECPALSAQVADVTGAGDAMLAAYLAALLAGSAPAEAARHGHAAAALTVESPQAVSPALTPAAVRARLQRPAP; encoded by the coding sequence ATGCCCCTTCCCCTCACCGAACGCGAACGCGCCCTGCTCGCCCTGATCCGCGAGTCGCCCCTGGGGACTCCAGAGGAGTTCGCGCGCCGTTTGGGGACCTCGCGGGCGGCCATCAATGTTCACGTGAGCAACCTGATTCGCAAGGGGGCACTTCTGGGACGCGGCTACGTGGTCGCGCCCCAGGAGGCCCGGCGGGTGGTCGTGGTCGGCGGCGCGAATCTGGACGTCAAGGTCCGTACCCTCGCCCCCGCCGTGCTGGGCACGAGCAATCCGGGAGTGAGCACCCAGGCGCCGGGCGGCGTGGCCCGCAACATCGCGGAGAACCTCGCGCGGCTGGGGGTGGACACGCACCTGATCGCCGTGGTGGGGCGTGACCCTCCCGGTGACCTGCTGCTGCGTGAGACGGAGGCCGCCGGAGTGGACGTTCGTTCGGTGCTGCGGGTGGATGGCCCGACCGGCACCTACACGGCGGTGCTGGACGACCGCGGTGAACTGCTGATCGCCGTGGCGGCGATGCAGAGCATGGACGCCCTCACACCCGCTGCCCTGCAGGAACGTCGGGGCGTGCTGCGGAGTGCGGCCTGGATCGTCTCTGATGGCAACCTCAGCGCCGAGAGCCTGACCTCCCTGCTCACCCTCGGGGCGGAGGCGGGGGTGCCGGTGGTCTTTGAGCCGGTCAGCGTCCCCAAGGCTGCGCGGCTTCTCCCCGCCCTGCACGCTGGACTTGCCCCCCATACCGTAACGCCGAATGTCGCGGAACTCGCCGCCCTGGTGGGCCGGGAGCTGGCTGACGCCCCAGAGTCCCTGCGGGACGCAGCCAGAGAACTCCACGCCCGGGGGGTACACACCGTCTGGGTCCGCCGGGGCGAACGCGGAAGCCTCCTCTCCACCCCGGACAGCCTGACCGAATGCCCTGCCCTTTCCGCCCAGGTGGCGGACGTGACCGGCGCGGGCGACGCGATGCTCGCCGCGTACCTCGCCGCCCTTCTCGCCGGCTCCGCTCCTGCAGAAGCTGCCCGCCACGGCCACGCCGCCGCCGCCCTCACCGTGGAAAGCCCGCAGGCCGTTTCCCCTGCCCTCACGCCCGCAGCGGTGCGGGCACGCCTGCAACGTCCCGCGCCATAG
- a CDS encoding dicarboxylate/amino acid:cation symporter: MPRIFRSLYVQVLIAIALGVVVGFLFPSFGESLKPLGDGFIKLIKMIIAPIIFATVVSGIAHMRDTKKVGRVGGKALLYFEVVTTFALVIGMVVVNVLGPGRGMNVDPATLDTSGISRYTEAAGEQSVADFVLHIIPDTLVSAFTQGDLLQVLLVALLFGFALLRLGKVGQTILAGIEAVNSAVFVMLGFIMRLAPIGAFGAMAFTIGKYGVGTLAQLGYLMVAFYITCLLFVFVVLGLIARLAGFSILKLIRYIKEELLLVLGTSSSESALPRLIAKLEHAGAQKSVVGLVVPAGYSFNLDGTSIYLTMAALFIAQATNTDLSLGQQLGLLGVLLLTSKGAAGVTGSGFITLAATLSAVGHVPVAGLALILGIDRFMSEARALTNFIGNSVAALVIARSENAIDETRLQRALNGEDLPTLVPEVAAEEQGEGRQIDAPLPA, from the coding sequence ATGCCCAGAATCTTCCGCAGTTTGTATGTTCAGGTGCTGATCGCCATCGCGCTGGGTGTCGTGGTGGGGTTTTTGTTTCCCAGCTTCGGCGAGAGCCTCAAGCCGCTTGGTGACGGCTTTATCAAGCTGATCAAGATGATCATCGCGCCGATCATTTTCGCCACCGTCGTGAGCGGCATTGCGCATATGCGCGACACCAAAAAGGTCGGGCGCGTGGGCGGCAAGGCGCTGCTTTATTTCGAGGTCGTGACGACCTTTGCGCTGGTGATCGGGATGGTGGTCGTGAACGTGCTTGGCCCGGGCCGCGGCATGAACGTGGACCCCGCCACCCTCGATACCAGCGGCATCAGCCGGTATACCGAGGCGGCCGGGGAGCAGTCGGTTGCCGACTTCGTCCTGCATATCATCCCCGACACGCTGGTGAGCGCCTTTACCCAAGGAGACCTCCTTCAGGTGCTGCTTGTCGCGCTCCTGTTTGGCTTCGCCCTGCTGCGGCTGGGCAAGGTGGGCCAGACCATCCTGGCGGGCATCGAGGCCGTGAACAGCGCCGTCTTCGTGATGCTCGGGTTCATCATGCGGCTCGCGCCCATCGGGGCCTTTGGGGCGATGGCCTTTACCATCGGCAAGTACGGGGTGGGGACCCTCGCGCAGCTCGGCTACCTGATGGTGGCCTTTTACATCACCTGCCTGCTGTTCGTGTTCGTGGTGCTGGGCTTGATCGCCCGACTCGCCGGATTCTCCATCCTGAAGCTGATCCGCTACATCAAGGAAGAACTGCTGCTGGTGCTGGGCACCTCCTCCAGCGAGAGCGCCCTGCCGCGCCTGATCGCCAAGCTGGAACACGCCGGGGCGCAAAAGAGCGTGGTGGGCCTCGTCGTGCCCGCCGGGTACTCCTTCAACCTCGACGGCACCTCCATCTACCTGACGATGGCGGCCCTCTTCATCGCGCAGGCCACCAACACTGACCTCAGCCTAGGGCAGCAGCTTGGGCTGCTGGGCGTGCTGCTGCTGACCTCCAAGGGAGCGGCGGGCGTGACCGGCAGCGGCTTCATCACCCTGGCGGCCACCCTCAGCGCGGTGGGGCATGTGCCCGTCGCGGGTCTGGCCCTGATCCTGGGCATCGACCGTTTTATGAGCGAGGCGCGTGCGCTCACCAACTTCATCGGGAACAGCGTGGCCGCCCTGGTGATCGCCCGCAGCGAGAACGCCATCGACGAGACTCGCCTTCAGCGGGCCCTGAACGGGGAGGACCTGCCCACCCTCGTGCCCGAGGTCGCTGCCGAGGAGCAGGGCGAGGGTCGCCAGATCGACGCGCCGCTGCCCGCCTAA
- a CDS encoding VOC family protein: protein MRTLETCLYVDDLNRAETFYSEVLGLPLYGKVAGRHLFYRLEDSMLLIFDPRASAQPGDVPPHAGKPGGHACLAIRREETDSWQARLEERGLKVTRYAWGDRGESLYFEDPAGNVLELAPPSIWGFTLKE, encoded by the coding sequence ATGCGCACCCTCGAAACCTGCCTGTACGTGGATGACCTCAACCGGGCCGAGACCTTCTACTCGGAGGTGCTCGGCCTCCCGCTGTACGGCAAGGTGGCGGGGCGGCACCTGTTTTACCGGCTGGAGGACAGCATGCTGCTGATCTTCGACCCGCGGGCAAGCGCGCAGCCGGGCGACGTGCCCCCACACGCCGGGAAGCCGGGCGGGCACGCTTGCCTCGCCATTCGGCGGGAGGAGACGGACAGCTGGCAGGCACGGCTGGAAGAACGTGGCCTCAAGGTCACCCGTTATGCCTGGGGGGACCGCGGCGAGAGCCTGTACTTCGAGGACCCTGCCGGGAACGTGCTGGAACTCGCCCCTCCGAGCATCTGGGGCTTTACGCTGAAAGAATGA
- the lpdA gene encoding dihydrolipoyl dehydrogenase yields the protein MDAYDVLVIGGGPAGYVAAIRAAQLGFRVACVDAFTRNGKPSLGGTCLNVGCIPSKALLDSSEKFEMITHEAQEHGIQVSGASVNVGRMMGRKESVVDKLTGGIAYLFKKNKVTSYHGLGRLVRQDGDAWIVDAAGTEVRAKNVIVATGSQPRQLPLAPFGGNVVDNEGALSFAQVPGKLGVIGAGVIGVELGSVWRRLGAQVTILEALPGFLMAADEAVSKEALKQLQKQGLDFHFGVNITDVQQDESGVTVTYEERGEAVTARFDKLIVSIGRVPNTQGLGAEAVGLSLDERGFVRVDDHYRTNLPGVYAIGDVVGGAMLAHKAEEEGVAVAELIAGQAGHVNYDVIPWVIYTSPEIAWAGLTEKQAKEKGLKVRTGQFPFSANGRALGHGDPRGFVKVVADADTDKILGVHMVGPNVSELIGEAVTLMEFGGSAEDLGRTVHAHPTLSEVVKEAALATDKRALHM from the coding sequence ATGGACGCTTACGACGTGTTGGTGATTGGTGGCGGTCCCGCCGGGTACGTGGCCGCAATTCGCGCCGCTCAGCTCGGCTTTCGGGTCGCGTGCGTGGACGCCTTTACGCGAAACGGCAAGCCCTCGCTGGGCGGCACCTGCCTGAACGTGGGCTGCATTCCCAGCAAGGCGCTGCTCGATTCCAGCGAGAAATTCGAGATGATCACCCACGAGGCGCAGGAGCACGGCATCCAGGTGAGTGGCGCGAGTGTGAACGTGGGCCGGATGATGGGCCGCAAGGAGAGCGTGGTCGACAAGCTCACCGGCGGCATCGCCTACCTCTTCAAGAAGAACAAGGTCACCAGCTACCACGGCCTGGGCCGCCTCGTTCGCCAGGATGGGGACGCGTGGATCGTGGACGCGGCTGGAACAGAAGTGCGCGCCAAGAACGTGATCGTAGCGACCGGCAGCCAGCCCCGCCAGCTTCCTCTCGCGCCCTTTGGCGGGAACGTGGTGGACAATGAGGGCGCTCTCTCCTTTGCACAGGTCCCCGGCAAGCTGGGGGTGATCGGGGCGGGCGTGATCGGCGTGGAACTGGGAAGCGTGTGGCGCCGACTGGGCGCGCAGGTGACCATTCTGGAGGCTCTCCCCGGCTTCCTGATGGCCGCCGACGAGGCCGTGAGCAAAGAGGCCCTCAAGCAGCTCCAGAAGCAGGGCCTGGACTTCCACTTCGGGGTGAACATCACGGACGTCCAGCAGGACGAGTCGGGCGTGACCGTCACCTACGAGGAAAGGGGCGAGGCCGTGACCGCCCGCTTTGACAAGCTGATCGTCTCGATTGGCCGAGTGCCCAACACGCAGGGCCTGGGGGCAGAGGCCGTGGGGCTGAGCCTCGACGAGCGCGGCTTTGTGCGGGTCGACGACCATTACCGCACCAACCTCCCCGGCGTCTATGCCATCGGGGACGTGGTGGGCGGCGCGATGCTCGCCCACAAGGCCGAGGAGGAGGGCGTAGCGGTGGCCGAACTGATCGCGGGGCAGGCCGGGCATGTCAACTACGACGTGATCCCCTGGGTGATCTACACCAGCCCGGAAATCGCCTGGGCTGGCCTCACCGAAAAGCAGGCGAAAGAAAAGGGCCTCAAGGTGAGGACCGGCCAGTTCCCCTTCAGCGCCAACGGCCGTGCCCTGGGCCACGGCGACCCACGCGGCTTTGTCAAGGTCGTCGCAGATGCCGATACAGACAAGATTCTGGGCGTCCACATGGTCGGCCCGAACGTCTCCGAACTCATCGGTGAGGCGGTGACCCTGATGGAGTTTGGCGGCAGCGCCGAAGACCTGGGCCGCACCGTTCACGCTCACCCCACCCTCAGCGAAGTCGTGAAGGAGGCGGCGCTGGCGACGGACAAGCGGGCCCTGCACATGTAA
- the rfbB gene encoding dTDP-glucose 4,6-dehydratase has protein sequence MKKLLVTGGCGFIGSNFVRYWLARHPASKVVVYDKLTYAGRRENLHDLWETPNLSLVVGDVADLELVRRTCQTNEIDLIVNFAAETHVDQSILGPLVFTETNVRGTHVLLEVARELGLRLHHVSTDEVYGHIPEGHQSVETDPLAPRSPYAASKAAADQLVQAYFITYGLPVTITRGANNVGPYQHPEKAVPLFSTNAILGEVLPVYGDGRQMRDYAHVDDHCTGIETVLLRGEMGEVYNVGTGREMTNLEMVEIVLETLGKDRSLIRHVADRPGHDRRYSMNVDKLRALGWAPNHDPRQAVAEAARWYADNRWWWEPIRSGEFRQYYERQYAERLAERAPPKP, from the coding sequence GTGAAGAAACTTCTTGTCACTGGGGGCTGCGGCTTTATCGGGAGCAACTTTGTGCGCTACTGGCTCGCGCGACATCCGGCAAGCAAGGTTGTCGTGTACGACAAACTCACCTATGCGGGCCGCCGCGAGAATCTGCATGACCTGTGGGAAACCCCCAACCTGTCGCTGGTCGTCGGTGACGTTGCTGACCTGGAACTGGTGCGCCGGACCTGCCAGACCAACGAGATCGATCTGATCGTCAACTTTGCCGCCGAGACGCATGTGGATCAGAGCATCCTGGGGCCGCTGGTCTTTACCGAGACGAACGTGCGCGGCACCCATGTCCTGCTGGAAGTGGCCCGCGAATTGGGTCTGCGTCTGCACCACGTCAGCACCGATGAGGTGTACGGCCATATTCCTGAGGGGCACCAGAGTGTTGAGACGGACCCGCTCGCCCCGCGCAGTCCCTACGCGGCGAGCAAGGCGGCTGCCGACCAGCTCGTACAGGCATACTTCATCACCTACGGCCTCCCGGTGACGATCACGCGGGGCGCGAACAACGTGGGGCCGTACCAGCACCCGGAAAAGGCCGTGCCGCTGTTCAGCACGAACGCGATCCTGGGCGAAGTGCTGCCGGTGTACGGCGACGGCCGGCAGATGCGCGACTACGCCCATGTGGACGACCACTGTACCGGCATCGAAACCGTGCTGCTGCGGGGCGAGATGGGCGAAGTGTACAACGTGGGAACGGGCCGTGAGATGACCAACCTGGAGATGGTGGAGATCGTGCTAGAGACGCTGGGGAAGGATCGCAGCCTGATCCGGCACGTCGCCGACCGCCCGGGCCATGACCGACGCTACTCCATGAACGTGGATAAGCTAAGAGCCCTGGGCTGGGCGCCGAACCACGACCCCCGGCAGGCGGTAGCGGAAGCGGCACGCTGGTACGCAGACAACCGCTGGTGGTGGGAGCCGATCCGCTCGGGTGAGTTCCGCCAGTACTACGAGCGGCAGTACGCCGAGCGCCTGGCGGAAAGAGCGCCTCCCAAACCATGA